A window of Diabrotica virgifera virgifera chromosome 9, PGI_DIABVI_V3a contains these coding sequences:
- the LOC114327626 gene encoding glutaredoxin domain-containing cysteine-rich protein CG31559, with product MSKTLVPPLQPKTKPHLLQESASATVLPNGTTAAVSLVDVFSTSTHKESNNHVVKILISPQNDNSSKTFVNYNHEGSTEGGTEVISDTAPCIRINLGDVQKSDMSRSYFYYREYNYGAMSSGQISPSETMDSGTCSDLDGTSPPVAMKSKNGVSVTLIGSHNRAPSSSSGAEVDSDDNESSVSCDSLNCGKISPINIPPSTKSTLLPPSLLEDIRQRLPKTPTLEENPYENIPPSLLEDIRQRLPKTPTVEENPYENIDSKNEELDSIISTDMFYKFHINENVNSLVPKIDNVIENETFAGYKDILDDGCTTIKSAKGTVRGVKNRVRAGIATFLQINSTGKNYKEKELGKVVVYTTTMGILRETYQACMKVKQILRLLLVKFEERDVFMSSEYQAEIQERMRCDQILVPQVFVDGVHMGDAETIERLNETGELRRILKPYKSFDVCTTCKVCGGYRLLPCQICKGSKKSVHRNHFTAEFVALKCMNCDEVGLVKCRSCS from the exons ATGTCTAAAACATTGGTACCGCCGTTACAGCCGAAGACCAAACCGCATCTTTTGCAAGAATCCGCATCCGCAACGGTACTACCGAACGGTACCACCGCGGCCGTCTCTCTTGTAGACGTGTTCAGTACCAGTACCCACAAGGAATCAAACAATCACGTAGTTAAAATTCTCATCAGCCCCCAAAACGACAATTCCTCCAAAACCTTCGTTAATTATAATCATGAGGGTAGTACCGAGGGTGGTACCGAGGTGATCAGTGACACGGCACCGTGCATCAGGATTAACTTGGGTGATGTTCAAAAAAGTGACATGTCGAGGAGTTACTTCTATTATCGCGAGTACAATTATGGGGCCATGTCCAGTGGGCAGATATCCCCCAGTGAAACCATGGATTCTGGTACTTGCAGCGATCTAGACGGTACTTCGCCCCCTGTCGCGATGAAAAGTAAAAACGGCGTGTCTGTGACTCTGATAg GATCCCACAACAGAGCCCCTAGCTCGAGCAGCGGAGCCGAAGTCGACAGCGACGACAACGAAAGCAGCGTGAGCTGCGATTCCTTAAACTGCGGCAAAATCTCACCCATCAACATACCTCCATCTACCAAATCCACACTGCTTCCACCTTCTCTCCTCGAGGACATTCGCCAAAGGCTCCCAAAGACACCCACACTCGAGGAAAATCCTTACGAGAACATCCCACCTTCTCTTCTTGAGGACATCCGCCAAAGGCTCCCAAAGACGCCGACAGTTGAGGAAAACCCTTACGAGAACATCGACAGTAAAAACGAAGAACTGGACAGTATTATCAGCACAGATATGTTTTACAAGTTCCATATTAACGAAAATGTGAATAGTTTAGTGCCTAAAATTGACAATGTGATAGAAAACGAAACGTTTGCTGGGTATAAAGACATTCTGGATGACGGCTGCACGACAATTAAGAGTGCCAAAGGGACAGTGCGTGGGGTTAAGAATCGGGTTAGGGCTGGGATCGCTACGTTTTTACAAATTAATTCTACTGGAAAA AACTACAAAGAAAAAGAATTAGGCAAAGTGGTGGTATACACAACAACGATGGGTATTCTCAGAGAAACCTACCAAGCCTGCATGAAAGTCAAACAAATCTTGAGGCTACTTTTGGTTAAATTTGAGGAAAGGGACGTATTTATGAGCTCCGAGTATCAGGCTGAAATCCAAGAGAGGATGAGGTGTGATCAGATCCTGGTCCCACAGGTGTTTGTTGACGGAGTTCATATGGGG GATGCTGAAACGATTGAAAGGCTCAATGAGACTGGGGAGTTACGACGAATACTAAAACCATACAAA AGCTTCGACGTATGCACCACTTGTAAAGTTTGTGGCGGCTATAGACTATTACCTTGTCAGATATGCAAAGGTAGCAAAAAATCCGTCCATAGGAATCATTTTACAGCAGAATTTGTAGCGCTTAAATGTATGAACTGCGACGAGGTGGGGTTAGTCAAGTGTAGGTCATgttcataa